The region GGCGAAGGGCTCGTGGCCGACGTGCGGGGCCGCGCACAGGACGGCGTGGCCAAGGCCCTTGGGGTCGCCCTGGCGGACGTAGTGCATGGTCGCGAGGTCGCTGGACTCCTGGACCTTGGCGAGTCGCGCGGCGTCGCCCTTCTTCTGAAGGGCGGACTCCAGCTCGTAGTTGCGGTCGAAGTGGTCCTCAAGGGGGCGCTTGTTGCGTCCCGTGATCATGAGGACGTCGTCGAGGCCCGCGGACGCGGCCTCCTCGACCACGTACTGGATCGCCGGCTTGTCGACGACCGGCAGCATCTCCTTGGGAGTGGCCTTGGTGGCCGGCAGGAACCGGGTGCCGAGGCCTGCTGCGGGGATGACAGCCTTGCTGATCCTGGGGTGCGACTCAGTCATGGCGGCAACCTTATCCGGAGCCTTTGTGCTGATTCTGTGACACCGATCAACTGATGCTCATATCCACATATGAAGCACATGAGAACACCGGACACGATAGAGGGAGCGTCATGGGGGCAGAGCCCGACAAGCGCACGTCACGGCGGGGCCTCCTCGCGGTGCGAGGCGGGCTGACGGCCGCCGACGTCGAGGCGGCGGCGGCCGCCCTGGCCGCCCGCGCGCTCGGCCTGCCCGAGCTCGCGCACGCGCGCACGGTGGCCGCGTACGTCTCCGTCGGCTCCGAACCCGGCACCCGGGCACTGCTCGACGCCCTCCACGCGCGCGGGGTACGGGTCCTGCTGCCGGTCCTCCTCCCGGACAACGACCTCGACTGGGGCGCGTACGCCGGTGAGGGGTCCTTGGTGGAGGTGCGGCACGGCGGGCGGATGGCCCTGCTGGAGCCGGCCGGTGACCGCCTCGGAGCGGAGGCCGTGACGGGCGCCGACGCCGTCCTGCTGCCCGGCCTGGCCGTGGACGAGCGCGGTCTGCGCCTCGGGCGCGGTGGGGGTTCGTACGACCGCGTGCTGGCCCGGCTGGAGCGCTCGGGCGTCGATCCGGCCCTGGTGGTGCTGCTGTACGACTCGGAGGTCGTCGCGCGGGTCCCGGCCGAGCCGCACGACCGGCCGGTGCACGCGGTGGTCACTCCGTCGGGGGTACGGCGCTTCCGCGGTCTCTCCTGAAGCGAACCGGCCCTCCACGCGCGCGTAGAGGGCCGGTTCGGGGCTGCTTCGGGGACTTTCGGGGGTTACTGGGTGCTCACGACGGTTTCAGCAGCAGTGTGTCGCTCGTGCTGTCGTCGACAGCCTTGTCCGTGAAGGACCAGTCCAGCAGTTCGCCCTTGACCCACTTGCCCGTCTGGTCGGTGTAGTGGTCGCTGAAGGCGTGCCCGGAGGCGCCCGTCAGGTTGATCCACTTCGACTTGTCGAGGTCGCCGAGGTTGACCACCATCCGCATCGACGGCACCCAGACGACGCCGTAGCCGCCGGCCGCGTTCCAGCCGGTCGCGTTGACCGTCGCCTCGCCGCCGCCGAGGTTCCAGGGGCCGCGGTTGAGGATGTACTGCACGAAGCTGGGGCCCTCGGTGCCCAGGGTCTGGTTCTTGAGGAACAGGCGGTGCAGCCGGCCCCAGCTCCAGGTGTCGATGTCCTTGCCGAGCTTGGCGGTCAGCTCCCAGCGGGCGTCCGACATGGCGCGCGCGAACAGCTGGTCGCGGTTGGTCACGGCCGGCTGGGTGCGCGTCTTCGGCGAGCTCCACCAGTCGTTGCCCTGGTCGTTGATGATCTTGCGGACCACCTCGAACCAGCGGTCGCCGCCGTCCGGCTGCGCCTGGTCCGCGTCCCGCTGACCGCATTCG is a window of Streptomyces sp. B21-083 DNA encoding:
- a CDS encoding 5-formyltetrahydrofolate cyclo-ligase; amino-acid sequence: MGAEPDKRTSRRGLLAVRGGLTAADVEAAAAALAARALGLPELAHARTVAAYVSVGSEPGTRALLDALHARGVRVLLPVLLPDNDLDWGAYAGEGSLVEVRHGGRMALLEPAGDRLGAEAVTGADAVLLPGLAVDERGLRLGRGGGSYDRVLARLERSGVDPALVVLLYDSEVVARVPAEPHDRPVHAVVTPSGVRRFRGLS